Genomic DNA from Cydia amplana chromosome 9, ilCydAmpl1.1, whole genome shotgun sequence:
TAACAAACTGGTACGGTTGGAAGTTGGGCTGGACACCTACAGCGATAAGTACTGCTCGTCCAAAGGCGAGCAGATCGCCATAAATACTGATGGCCAACAGGTAAGCTCTGGTAATACATAAAACGACTACACAAATATACTAACTCGTGTAGGTAGGACATCATTGTGGATTGCTGTTACTTCATAATTGTAAAAGTTGTGTTAAACAGAAACTTTAAAGAGTCGTTAAACATTTAACACCTGCACAAACTGCTGTGCTGTGCTGCAGTGGTCAAAATGGGTgatcattttcatattttttactagttttaattgttttaattgTTAATTCCAAATCATTTATATGCTTGCAAATATGGTTTACAAGGTATTCATTACAACTTTCCAAAATATATCAGATAGAGAAAATTACAAGCACAACATCAAAACCTacttttatttaactattttgTTTGTCCAGGAATCCAGGTACATTAAAGACAAAGAGCGGGAGAAGGCTCAGTACTTCAACAGCGGGATTATGGATAAGATGGTATTTGAGAGCAGCGCACCCTGCCCGGACACACAGCACTACGCAGTAGCCATTTTACAGGACAAAGAGCTGCACTGCACACCAATTAAAGGTATTAGTTAGTTTGTTttactgggcattttccgcaatgCGACAACCATTGTTttactgggcattttccgcaatgcgacaaccattgtgcctattttgcgtgaaaaatGAGGTagccaccccagctcctccatgaaacctagcagtgtCTTCAAGTTGGTAACTACGTCCTTCAGTGTGCATGGAGTCCCTAGGTATTGGTTCCTGTATACTTCTACCTGTTAACATTGTAGGAGAATATGTTTTGctgtttcctcttcttccatgcacACTCTGCACATGATGCTGTCTGTGTTATCAATATTATGTAGGTGTTTGTTTAGTGTGTTATGTCCTGTTATTAAAGATATACAGTagtgtgcaatataatagcagtgtatttataaataaataaatatcaggggacaaCTCATAAATCAACCTAATTAATGGGAGGGGGTTTAGGGTTATACTAAAGCAGTGTTTTTCTAGTTAACTAGTGAAATTGCTTTATGTAGTAAACCTTAGAGTATATAACCAAACAGAGTAGCCAATAAACAGGCAATCCcgtctgtcgaaaataggcggccaatcgtcttacacaatgtatggactgaagTTTATCTGAGATGGCTATTTtgacgttacgcatacatttgacgtgcccctcccccgcaaaaattggCAGAATGGTTTGTACGGAagattacagacaaggcgtctctgtttggttatatccttTAAGTAGTAAACCCAGCTctgcaattataaaatattgtaatttacAGGGATTGTGCAAATGAGACCATCTTGCTCTTATTACGATAAGCAAGACAAGCGGAAGAATGATAAAAACAAGGCTGAAAACTCTGATGATGAAGAAAAAGAACCGGAAGCTCAACAGGTCGGTATAATATGTATTcggtaatctatttttttttatagtattttaataaaataacgaaAACTgacgaatttttgaagtgaagagAGAAAAGTGAGTTTACAATCTTAAATGTGACATTATTTTACACCAAACATTcaaatgaataataaataaacccaATCCAGTCCGCCATTTTGTAAAATGTTAATGATTTGAGGTTTGAGGGATGACAAAATTCAAACTGTTATTCTACGGGTAGGCCTCAAAGGCAATAAAACAGGtacataatagggtattttcctactagtcaaatcagcttcttttttagaactgtcaaaacgatttgctaatatggaatttatatgaaacattacatcgtgacgtcatggtcaactcacctactttttatatttctatccgatttattaaatagaacttgtgtttaaaaatatgtaactactatctatgtttttctattaattatctgatgctttatttcatgcatggtgtaaaataatttattttatatacagtcaaataccctatgcttcattcataatatttattagtgTTACAAGGGGGCATAGTTTTTGTTTAACTCATGCAATTTattattgatacccgagcaagcttAGTTTCGTTATTTAGTGGCCATACTGGCCTTAAGAAAAAACCATTACTCTATTGGGAGTATCTGGGAGTAACATCAACTTctctaagtgccagttgcaccatccgcacttgacagactgatgaACGTCACCCgtcgcgccgcggcggtttactacgaaacattccatacaataaaatttagcgatgacaaacagtttggtgcaaccgaccctaaataAATCAGTTTTGCCAATGTGATTTTATATCAACttttttgacatatttttactAACAGGTAACAGTAAAATTCGCCCGGCAAGAAACGGATGTTGCAAAGAAGGCCCGGGAGAAATCTTACGAGTCCGTATCTCAGCGTATCGCCGAGGAGCCCTGGTACCACGCGCTATGGAAGCATGCGGACACGGACTATGCAGATGTGAGTAATGCTCTTGTAGATTGTAAAGCATGTTTTACATACACCTTGCTGTCTTGTAGGTTTAATAGGTTGTGTGTTAAGGGCGGTAAACAAGAATTTACGAACGAGCGTGAATTGAAGACCGAAGCCGAACGCGAGGGCTTAATTAACACGACTTCGTAACTCCTGTACCGCCCATGACGCACActatgtttttcatcacacttgtaaGGATAAAACGGAAATAATGGTCTGGTGTTTTTCAGGAGCTTGACTTGAAAGTTTAACAgtgtcaaaacaaaacaaatatcaacttgtaatagctttttagaaaaataaaaatattaattcgtaAACGATGATGACGATTGATGAAATGCTCGAAAGCTTTCCTCAATGCCATCTGACGCGATATCGGGCTTACCGAAAAATTATCTGTAGTTTAGCGATTTTAGAACTTTTGAAACCTACACCACACTCCGAGAAAATACTGGTATTCGagattaagggctcatttagacggcgcgcgaactcgtatacgattttagttacattgcggaccattgaggctacatcgattcagccgaccgatcaaacgacgcaatgtaatgaaactcgcaagagagttctcgcaccgtcaggcgtggctcactccgcgatttcgtcgctttgctacaggtagctaaaagtacattcgttccgccccaattttggggaaagccataagccgcgcgtggcgctgtcgccacctagcggccatatctgtgctgatcagaacagacgcgttttgttagagagtaagtcttctgtacttagtactattatttattctgtcacTGTGGCACCGTCTAAGTGAGCCCTAACCTAATGTGTGTCgtcccaatttcaccacggtgacaggtgcgacaattgtaaaacatcaccgttgctgacgtcacaggcatccatggactacggttaccgcttatcatcgggcgggccgtattcctgtttgccaccatcagtgtattatttaaaaaaaaattattatatgggaaaaaacagatatttctcttaccaagtttctgacaactgtcacaagaaacacgacaattgtcacataattccgacacagaactcatttcctgtcaagaattgccgacaattcttttaaatcttgtgacaattgtcagaaacttggtaagagaaatgtctgtttttatcccatataataaagttttttttttaataacacactgatggtggcaaacaggaacacggcccgcccgatggtaagcggtaaccgtagcccatggatgcctgtgacgttagcaacagtgatgttttacaattgtcgcacctgtcaccgtggtgaaattggggcacagacaagacatcctctagactgagcatagtaacgctaccccctctgccacttatacggtagttttactccatcttcgagtcaatcccgtgccgtgattggtccgtgtctttgaacggaccaatcacggcacgggattcgctcacctcgtccccccgcacccccgtatttttggcagcatcggtttcatgaaataattgctctaaactccgtctagaggattcctagtctatgaattGGGTCCTGTTGTCAGCTGGAGCGCCTGAAGTTGTTCAGCGCGGCCACGGGCCAGGGCTCGGCGCTGGCGCTCCGCGCGCGCGAGTACGTGCGCGCGCtggtgccgccgccgccgcccgacgAGGCCCAAGCGGCCCCCAAGCGACCGGACCCGGTCGAGCAGCTTACTGACATACTTAACAACGGTAAGTGGATAttctttattcaaacaaacacaAGTATATACAGCAACCTATGGCGAGACTTTTACTGCTAGTACATAGCAGgaatgttgcgaacatccgcatccgcaaccgcggaacttccgcattattttcaacatccgcatctgcatccgcatccgcataaaatcgatgcggagcttatgcggatgcggatgtcaaacaagtcggtacaggaacgtcttagcggcggcgtaagtgctaggtaatttcgtcattacctataacgaaatcgtctagatccagaaaagtcggccaagttactgtttattaaatataacgcacctatattcttgctcaaatactaaacgtttcgttttttttttaataaaaaaatacttaaaatgtaatatttgacgttttctaagtacctaatcttgacatccgcatccgcatctgcatccgcggatgttagcctttaaatatccgcatccgcggatgtcaaaaaatctgcatccgcaacatccctggtacatagTCATCAGTATTATAAACATGTATATAATTTTAGAACTATCTCTAAGaggatcttaaattaaacatatcTACATATTACTAAGTTACATAGGTAGAGTTTCAATAAATTCTTATATCTACGTTGTAAGGTCGGCGACTTGACTGCGAATATGTCTGCGTTTCGGACTGTAGCTATGATAtggtttgataaataaaaatattacttatgggGCAATCAATCAAAGACAGACACTCAAAAAGATAAACgggtataataattaaatacttactATACATAGGAAACAGCCTTAACTTAGAAAAAATATCTGCAACCATCCTCATCACACAAGTACCTACTCCGATTCAAACTTCCAATATTTCCACCATTTCTATTTCCAGCCAAACTCATGACGTTTGACGACCTCCGCTCGCTGATCCGCACCGAATCCGGGCCGCTCAGTGAATCGGCCCTACTCTCCCTGCTCAGCGGGCACGCGTGCTGCGTCCGCGGGCTGTGGACCGCGCGGTCCGCGGCCCTCGGCGCCGGGGCCACGGCGGCGTTGTGGCGCGCTGCGAGGGACCATGTGGTGAGTGCACTTCAATCTTCCAGCTAGCCGTCATTGCCTATATATGTATTgcattgtatatatgtattgtgTATTGGCCTATGCCAATGAGTAAGCCTAAGTTCATTCGGACGGAAACCGGCCCGCTTATCGAATCCGCACCTTTGTAGTCACACGTGCTGTGTACGCAGattataaagcccttgctacacggtcgccgacaagccttcagaccgcgtggccttggtccgtcccggaccgtgtagacagttgtttccaacaaaatttgaccaaaactgaccaaggacagaccaaggacagacggttagaaggcttgtcggcgaccgtgtagcaagggcttaaaccGCGAGATCGTCGGCGCTTGGTGCTGTAAAATGTAATCGCATTTGTGATCACAATAAAAACTCTGAATTTTGCGTTTTTTCTACTGATGAAGCATTTTCCCGACTATAGTTTAATCTACTAGAGAAgctttaaaggcttcgtcacacaagcgcgttttccgggcagggcgtgagcgcggcgcgccgcttttacatataaaacgctcacgccccgctcacgcgccgcccttGCTGGAGCCTATAATATGGTAAAAAGTTTAGTTCAGTATAGGCTTCACTATCTATATGTCCAATGTCTTTTTTTTCTAGCTAGGTCAGTTAGCTAGTTCAGCTCCGAATtgtaaactaggtacctatcatTTTTTCATCAGATTGAATACCTTTCTTACTAAACTAAAGACTCAGCATGATCAAGCTGTGAAAGTACATCCTCAAGTAAAAGTTTAGAGATGCCATGAGGTTCACAAGATGCCATGTTGAAAAGcaactgttaaataataaatgttgtACCATTACGTTTAATCTCTATCGCTCATTTTGAGCCGTTTAGGTTTATCAAATTGTAGATATACCtctagggagcgttcaagtattacgtaacgcaatttttggacatttttgaccccccctccccccatgtaacgcgccgtaacgtttttctgtaccccccctccccctagtaaaacgttacgtaaccaccaagtgaccatttttttacctatcCTGTAAAGCAAGCAAAGCAATTGCAAAAGCAAAATTTTGTGAAGGTAAAAAAATTTCAAGTGGTCATTCCATCTGaaattttgagaaaaaaaaaacgttttaaaaAATGCGCGAGAGAATCTCTCTACGCGACCGttctgaagggttaaaaaaaatgttacgtaacgcggaGTTCAAATCaccccctcccgcccctgtaacgcatcgtaacgttttacaagacgcatcgtaacgttttacaagacgcatcgtaacgttttacaagacgcATCGTAACgccccccaaattcgttacgtaatattGAACGCTCCCTtacctattattatatttattttccagCTTTACCTGTTCACCCAACACTCCTACATCGACCGGCGGAAGGTAGCGGCATCCGTCCGCCTCCCGCCACAAGACGTACTCGCCATCATCCGCTCCGTCGCCAAGTTCAACCCCAAGACCGGCTGGGAACTCCTCATCCCCCCCGACTCGGCCTTCGAGGCCAAACACCCCGAACTCATCCAACGACAAAACCTCTACTGGGAAGCCAGGCAAAGATTATTCAACGAGATGCTCATAGGAGAAACGGTCCCCAAGCGACAGCGGAAGAAATCACAAAGAGACTCCATCAGCTCCGATATCATGAGCCCGAAAGCCAGGGCCAATAGTGTAAGCGAAGAAGACAGTGGAAAGAGAAAGAAGTCTGTGACCGGTGGGAAACGGACTAGGAATGTGAGTTCTAGTAGTGTGCAGGATACGTGATTGTGTGTGTAGATAGGTTATCAAATTGTGTGGTGACGCGTTGTTTAAAGCTGATGGAGCTGGGCTGGATGCTTTAAAGAGGTATGGAATATACAAGTATTTAAAAGTACAGTAGGTCGCCATAACCATTGGCTACAGTTGCATTGTTAGTGTAGTTTTAGTTGACAATATAACGACTGAGAAATGTACCATGCGCAAAATGGTCTGTTTTTTCTCTGACAACCAATTTATGTGACTTTTGCATAACTAATGCTGCTGCTGCAATGTGAGAAAGACCTTGTAGGGTTTACAAGTAGGTCTCTATTTAGGCCGGGTCTTCGGTGCTGCTGTGTGCTGTGCATAGCACAGTGTAACATTGTATTTGAACTTGGGAACAGcaaaatttctataaaaatttacGTAGCATACGAGTCGACGGGAGATCAAGTAGGCCTGAGAGATCCAGATCGCCATcaaacattttacaactcacaCTGTTCATTGATGAATGATGTATTAACATcatcattgatgt
This window encodes:
- the LOC134651169 gene encoding DNA-directed RNA polymerase III subunit RPC5, giving the protein MEEEDPVVQEIPVFLSQALASNLYIYQYPVRPANREWKDVNVVNAFIKPNNKLVRLEVGLDTYSDKYCSSKGEQIAINTDGQQESRYIKDKEREKAQYFNSGIMDKMVFESSAPCPDTQHYAVAILQDKELHCTPIKGIVQMRPSCSYYDKQDKRKNDKNKAENSDDEEKEPEAQQVTVKFARQETDVAKKAREKSYESVSQRIAEEPWYHALWKHADTDYADLERLKLFSAATGQGSALALRAREYVRALVPPPPPDEAQAAPKRPDPVEQLTDILNNAKLMTFDDLRSLIRTESGPLSESALLSLLSGHACCVRGLWTARSAALGAGATAALWRAARDHVLYLFTQHSYIDRRKVAASVRLPPQDVLAIIRSVAKFNPKTGWELLIPPDSAFEAKHPELIQRQNLYWEARQRLFNEMLIGETVPKRQRKKSQRDSISSDIMSPKARANSVSEEDSGKRKKSVTGGKRTRNVSSSSVQDT